The Rhizophagus irregularis chromosome 27, complete sequence DNA window attatGACTGAATTGTTAGCATTTATTGGTTATATCTACATTTTCTGTAAATCTGTTATCAGTGCCGAATGATTTTTTCAtgatttatgtttttatttcctaatgcctattatgtaattatgaGTACGACCACTTCTTTACTACCATTTTTATCCGTATTTCTTTCACTGAATGAATTTCAACTCCAAAAACAATCATGTTTTGTtacttttaaaagtatatagcGAAATCATGTGACAGTTTATCTGTCGTGTATAAGTAGTAAGTATAGTATATACTATACTGTCTGTACAGTATGTCGTCCAGTAATTTTGTTGCATTCAGGAAAATGGTATGACCACAGCCCACAGGGACAATAGTGGGTTTATAGATTCAGACCCTTTAAATGTACGGCTAATCCtattacgtaatttttttatagatagactctttttttattttctttttgtacgGCTTTTCGTCAGTTTATTTTATGTTCTATTTtaggatttttattatatatgatttcTTGTAGACTGTAATGATAATGGAACTTTCTAAATAGTGTATACTATGTGTAAAAAGATGTCATGTATAATTTCTTGTAGACTGTACTGATAATGGAACTTTCTAAATAGTATATACTTGTTGTGTAAAATGAggtcatatatatataatttcttgtTGGATCTTTCTAAAtagtatatactgtatgtcaAAGATGGGTTTCTTATCAAATTATCAATGTATTATTCATTGAAGCATGCATGTACAgtttattatcttattattacaTTGGCGAATCATAACAAATCTTGAATAATTACCTAATGTTAcatcttatataataatgatatcaagaaaatttttctaattagaaacaatataataatgtatacaaattaaatctagaaaaaaaaataacaataatcttattattcaataaagaACTATTAGAAATTCGTACTACTAGGATTcgtgcttttttttttcacattacaaatcattaattaatcgTCTACTTCATAAATTAATGTTTCatgataaaattttgcaaattcgGAAAAAGTACTATTAGGAGTTCCAATAACATCCATACCATttgcaattattaataaatcaattaaaggATAAAAGAAAtctaacatttttatatttctatcaaatgtataatttatatctcTTAAAGGTTCAATTAAatcttcaaaatcttttaaCGTAAATACACaatcaaaagtaaaaaagatttttgataattccatAAATGGATTAGAAGAATCGGTTGCGATAAATATAATTCGTTTGTTTCGtgatttacaattaataaaatgatttttagaTTTTGGTATATCGATCATTTGTGGTGATATTTGTGGTGGTATTTGTGGTGGTATTTGTGATGGTATTTGggatgtattttttatatcctTAATTATAAGAtcaattgtatttttaatattctctTTAAATATACTATCACCAGTTCTAACATGAACACCTAAAAAAGTTCCAAATCCacctaatttattaataatattattaactacttttaataaaattggatgagaaattaaaaaatttctatccATTTCTGAtttccatttaataatattttcattcttAAAATCAATTCTAAAACTTCCAAATAAACTATCAGTATgaatcaatttttcttttctcttttttaaatcattaattaaataataggattcataattaattaattcataattattatccttattaatagtatcaaaaaatctataataatatctatttttagcttttttaCCTTGACTTAAAACAAatacattttcattatttaataataattcattaaaattattattaatcgtttctttaacattattaataggaatattacaaattttatataaaccttcaatagaaaaatcatttctatttataattttaatttgattctTAATCCAGTTAAGATCAAATATTTCTTcccaatttataattataaaagaatcaTGTTTAATATAATCTAATGAACAATAacctttttcttcttcttcttttgaattttttatattacatgatgatcgaattcttttaatattttcataataattcaatCGATCATAAAGTCTATTTAAAGGTGCATATGGAATAGAAAAATTACGAGTAAAATGTATTATTGGTGGTATAATTAAAGTTCTATTTGTTAAATAAGCAAGTACTAtagcattttttaattcaattaattgattatgaAATTGACTATGTGGAAggtatgttaaaaatttttcattttcatcataattattattattattattattattataatgattttgtggattattattattagaaattgattcaaaataattgaaatttgtaACATTTATTGCTTCTAATTCTGgagttaattttttaaatgatgaaaagAATGTAATAGGGAATGTTATAAAGATTAAGAggatgaataattttttgaaaagaaatcTCGTTTTACCGGTATAAAATCGATAAATACGtgttcttataaaaaaaaccattctTGATAAGAAAGAGTAGAAGGATAAATAAtgagtaaaattaattattgaaagaattgAAGAGATCCAGGCgcattatatacagtatatatatacgttCAAACTtcataattatgtattaaataatttacgtTTCGATAGTTCGCTGTGTTCCACgacattatataattaaattgaattttcttGTTTTCTATTATCgaaaccatattttttttggggTATGTACTTTAATCAcgtaaacaaaaaattaaatttttcttgtaaattttattcgtctcttgaaaaaaaaattgtaatatttgtaatacaataatttatgagattaattagtattataagataattttttaataaaaattgaacaacgattttaatacaaaattgtactaaatttttttttttgttatcgtATGTAAAATGTGATGTATTGTGTTACAGTTAAAGATATTTAGGAcagaaagattttttattgaaatatcgTCTCTGCGAATCGTacatcctaaaaaaaaaacacggCTGTCAGCGGATGGAGGtacaaattttactaaataaatgaattaaaaattcgcaaaatatacaaacaaaaaaattcattatgaCGTTTATGATGTCGACATATACCGAATTTCTCCCAATCAGCAGCGATTTTCAATGAGATACAGATCTGTTGATCACGCGGTTAGGTTGTACATAGCTGTTACTGCGGATAAAACGGTAAACacttttagaaaataatacaagtatttttaaaaaacaacttGAGAATATAATTGTTCCAGTATCCGGAACATATTAATTGGTACTATAAATAACTATGGTTCCAGTACCCGAGGCATATTAAGTATTTAAGTGGTActataaataactaattaaaaagtaattatagtaattaaatACTTCCATGTGGTCATAAggagtaaagaaaaaatgatccTAGTTTACATTAGTGCGAAATTAAATCCATTGATATAAATTCATCGGGTGTATACGTCGTATAATTGGGATATCTAAGAAAAACTCCATATAGAGTAATTCTCCCCCCTCCCTTCGGGGCATCATGAATATTTTAGTTATTCACCGATGCGATGTCCATTTGGATCATTTCGTGATACTCTGCGGTAAAGCTCtattcattgttatttttagaCGGTGGATTCCAAATTATAAATGGCATATAATAAGGGATAGACTAGGATTTACCGGTTTATGTTTCAGTACAAATAACTCCAATTAGCACGTATTTAAATAAAACCTCCTTTTGCAACTTAATAGGGGAATTGgcaattatatacaaaaaaaaaatattgccaAGGGCCCATAATATCAAAACTAAAATAAGGAACAAAATCCTTTCCATAATTTAATGCGTGGACagacatttataattttcatatgaGCAATATGAGCATTTGTTAATCATGCTATTTAACTGCGGAATATCGGTAAGTAGTACAGTATGGTAGAGCTCGAATGTtcgttataaaatattttattttcaaagaaTACGAATAGTAAACAATCTATGAGACAAAAAATCGTATACCAAATATaccaaattcaaatttattatttatatacatatatactgtatatatatatagagtCCTTCGTTACGCTCCGGACAATGAAacaatttacaatattatacataaattattaaataaattactaacaCTTTTCTAACCCCCACGGCCCCACCACCccaaaaagaaatattctaAGTTTccgtaatattattattattaatcttttttttaagagattctCTTTCAAAAACTAAAACATCATGATAATATTTAGCGAAACCAGAAAAAGTACTTGAATAAGTTACAACAACATCCATACCattagatattattaataaatcaagtaaaggataaaaaaatttcgacatttttgtatttttatcaaaagtataagatattttcattaaaggattaacaaaatcatcaaaatcattGATTGTGAAAACAcaagaaaatgttgaaaagaTTTTTGATAATGTAACATGAGGATTTGAAGAATCTGTcgctataaatataatttttttgttcaataaTTTACAATCATTAAGAgatagatttttaatattattcgaaTTTATCGTTTGATTTGAAatcttttgatattttttcaacttttcAATAACTTGATCAATGATATTTTCCAAATTATGTTTAAATCTTCCATCAGCAGTTCTAACATGAGCACCCAAAAAATTTCCGAAACCACccaattcattaattatattattagatacATCTAATAAAGTGGGATGAGAAAGTTTAAGACTTCTAAGCATATCAATTCTCcatttaataacatttttatttctataatcTATTCTAGTACTTCCAAATAATGTATCCAcatgaattaatttttcttctctCTTTCGTAAATCACTAATTAAATAAGGAGTTTcatatttacttaaaatataactattattagaattttcagtatcaaaaaatctataataatacttattaTCATTACTAATAACGTATACATCGTTATTATCTTCTAATAAACCTTgtaaagtaatattataattattattattattcgtaTTATTCGTTTCTTTAATaggaatattacaaatattaaataaacccTCGATAGAAAAATCATAACCTCTATGTATAatcttaatttcatttttaatccaactaaaatcaattatttcttcccaatttattaattcaaaattatcataagctTCATATTCTGGGGAACAATGAtctgaatatttaatatcacataataatctatctttctttatattagtattattaattaattgattattaagaTAATATAATGGTGAATGAGaaatacttaaaactttatgtTCAGTTTGTAATATTGATGGAACTATTAAAGTACGATTTGTTAAATAAGCAAGTACTAtagcattttttaattcaataaattgatTATGAAATTGACTATGTGGAAGATATGTtaagaatttttcattttgaatcGGAAAATCTTGAGAATCttcaataatatcataatcTTCAATTGAACATTTTAATTCTAATGGATTAGAAAAACAttctttatatgaaaaaaagaatacgagaatagtaaataatattaggaGAGGATAAGTTGTtctaaataatcttttataagaaaatcttAGCGTTtgaaagtaattattattattattattattattattattattataataataattattattatgattttttttatcaagtggcatttttatgaatttcgaatttcgaatattttttttttttatgtagaaaaaaaaatattattaaataaaagaaaaaaaaattcgaattcTTAtaagagaagaaaaaaaattcttttttttttgttatcttATCAAACTCAAACCTTACATTGTTTCCTATGCATTTTCCAAGTACgagataaaatattacaaaatttcttttttaggcaTAGCAAGAAAtgataacatttatttatatatttattattatttttttttttattgtaaaatgaaAAACTTTGTTTTCatatctttgaaaaaaaaaagccaaagaAATGCACacgtaatcaaaaaaaatatattcggtAAATTTTTAACAGTCTCCGGGAAACGAGCCCTGTAACAAGGATGAATTCGTTTCATCAATAAAATGCATGAATCTTAAACTAAATTTGGAAAGGTTTGTTAAATTGGCTGAAATGGATGTTCGGTAGGGTTAATTAAATGTTCCATTTAACTTAAATAATTcctaatttagaaaaatcatATGTCTTTCATCATGTTGTGCAATTTAATAacagttatttaaataaaattttgtcaaaCAAAAACTttgataacttttttatttttaaaccttgtttctttatatatctttatatataaaacttgATATTGTTCCAAAAATgttgttatttaaaatagattattCGTATTAGATAAATGACCTCGAAAAGGAAATACACGAGAATAAAGAATTAACCAAATATCTTGTTGATCTTATAATATTCCAtgtgcatttttttaatacgaaATGTTTTaagcaattttttacatttttgttcccattataattattgttttttttttcatactaattttttaaattaaaaaaccatatgaaaatttgatataatttaattaatttttcattataaacaatattgttactataaataaaaatataaatctacagatttacaagatttacattccttttttaatcttttaatcgtaatttttttataaatttttttcccaaaaaaaagaatgaacaAATTCTTCGggttaatcatttttttttaggataatcattttttttttttgataatcctaaaaaaaaaaaactttttgttGTAcgattatatgaaaaataatttaatatgaatgataaaatatggaatattttttaaaactgagagattttatttatttaattggttTAAACCATATGAAacagattattcttttttataatagaaattatggattttctatttattctttttttatattataatctattaaatctattaaatcttatgaaaatttaaatattaaaataaaaaaacttctCATGCTCTCATACTCTcttattcataaattaaatgacATATCTTACCTTACTTAATCTTAAATTGGATCTACTCATGATGATTCTCGGCAGTTGTCCGAGTTGTAGTGTCCGAGTGCCCGTTCCGTTATTCGCGTGATCTTAACTGTCGCGTTTCTTTATCTCATACAATCGATtctattaaatcattaatatatatgGTTATCattgataatcattttttttttaattattatctcTTCATTTTCGTGTCGTGGAGAAAAGAATGAAgatcttttaaaaatgttgaaaataatataaatatacccTGTATTTtgacttgaaaaaaaaaaaaattagaaattaaataagataaattcaaataatatcatataatacattcatatattaaaaaaatttttttttctttaaaagttatcaaaaatgaacaaatttataaaatttaccgtCGGTGCTATTTTAGCTCTCCTCATCGTTTCTCTTGTTCATGgaggtaaatatttataaaatatatcttaACTTTTCCTTTCTTAATGTATAAAAGTGTATTTAACCTTTCTTTGGGACTTCCACCAGAACCACTTGTAGCCCGTCAATATGGTGATGATCCATCAGCAGGAACAACAACTTCTTCTACATTATTAGGAGGAAAATTACCAATTCCTGATGCCACTCCAACTGCTTCTGTTGATACCTTCACTGCGGATACAACCTATGGTGCTCCATCTGGTTCCCCATCTGCTCCACCAGTACCAGGTTATACTCCTTCTGGCACCGGTTCATTGATATCACAATGGGCTTCATTAACTGCTAAAGGTGTACCATCAAATCCAACTACTGCCCCAACTGCAACTGCTCCTGCTAAACCAGCTGAAACACCAAATAGCGCAAATAAATTCGAATCTGGTTTAATCAATGTTGCCATAATTGCTGGAATTGTCACTTATTtctattaaatcattaaattattatttatttagaaattttaatttttttttttttaaaaaaaaagaaaagatcacAAAATGccgaaatttttattttttatatttcatttatttatttatttttattaatttacttaaataatttagtaatttagtaattagttccttttttatttattttcgtttAATATATCTTTATAGTAATTAACCCTTATATACCCCTTGATGGTGAGATTATTATGggaaacttaattttaattaaatttttttttaatggcatttaacataaaaaaattgcatttATTGTAACAAATTTGATTGGTTTTATAAAAGCTGTAAGACAGAAATAAAAATCTTCTTCTACTTCTACCGATCAAAATTAAAAGcgaataactttttttaacgttttttaaaacaattgaAACAATtgaatactaaaataatataagcAATATCTAATCTCAAAAATGTGTACCATAAAAATGCCGTACGAACTTTAACCCAACTGAACTGTTAGTAAAGTTGATCGTTTTTTTACATGCTAATCATCAATTTATTTTGTgtcttatttaaatttgattggcaAAATCGGCCCAATGGTTAATGTCAACTAATACATACTATACATGATCTGATTTTTTTCCCCCAAGCTTGACAATTTACAGTACAACCTATGAAATTTTCCTCCCTTTACATTTGTAACACGTTATAACACGTTACAAACACGTTACATTAAAGTAtacaataaaaagaattaaaggattatcatgtatttttgtaaatctgtagattttttatagtaaatgactaaaattcattttggattatattaatttcattttgaaattattaaaagacctaaatttaacaattttgaaaaaacaAGATTTTCTTAATGCaagtgaaaaattaaaatgaaaaaaatttttgtttaaggTTGATAGAGTtgatagataataaaaaattaaaatttgatctaCAGTCGCCACGTTTCAAAGTGTTTTGTTTCGGTATATCTGATTTGGTGAATTCGATATATgatattcatattatatacCAAACTGTTcggtatataattaaattatggtagcatataatattaaatgttcGGATGATTACATGACTTACCATAACActatgatttatttatgtgaTCATTcgattttttaagtatttgtatTTACCAGCTATTCAAATGGGGAATTTGTGGAAATAATTTTCCGCAGATACGTCCATTCtcttatattactaattaaagtcacgtgatatttcGGTATACTAAATATgctaaataagttaaataagtTCGGATGCGGtgtatagtaatttattatgtgatttcgtgcaattaattataaaaaaaaattggttcagTACAACAAGTTTTCAATATAACAAGTTTTCGGTACAAACAGGTTCGTTATAACCAGTGGCGACtgtattgtaaataaaattacaacataattaattataaacaaatctAGTCAGTGTTGGCACTTGGCCGTTGGCCAGTTTGGCCGGTCAAACTGGGCCAAATGCCAATTCAgccttaataaaatatttgtattttttttatttggtcaAAATTTGGCCATGGTTGGCCATTGACCGTTTGGAGCCAAACTGGCCAAAAAAATCCTTGGTCGTGGCCTGGCTCATAGTAGTAAAATACACCAACCTTTCTCAAAAATGGTAATCGCATTTGCTCGCCATCCAGTGATCATGGGAAGATAATTAAAagctcattggattcgtcatCACAGGACACatcaaatttttgtatttctgTAATTGATAGATGATGAATTATCCTCAAAAGCCTCTAacatctaaattaaaaaatgccaATAACTTTTCATCTATTGAAGCTAGGACATGAAAATACCACCATTAGATGTTTCTCATCATGATGAATCTAATGAGGTTTAATCTATTCGTCTAAAaccaataaataatgtaaCGTCTTGATATTTCTGCGTCCAATCGGTAAACATACATTAAAAGAtattgaattttcaaaaaatcaatttttaagaTGCAAAATGTCAAGGTGCTACATCGTCTATTGATCGTAAAAGGATGAACCAAAGCTGATTAAATTCGTCATGATGAGATGCATCGATTTTCATGTCTCTAGTTTCAATAGATAAAAAGTTATCGTCATTTTTTAGTTTAGAGACTTTTGATGATAAGTGTTAACTAATCATGATCTATATTATATcccagaaataaaaaatatatcattcgATGCGTCTTGTTACGATgttttaattatcttttttacgATATACGATtccttgtaaaaaatttattccgtattttttttattccaagttatttttacagaaattacGGATGAAATTTATTACAGGGATTTATTGtggttttcaaaattattgaaattgataGATTTTtcataccctataaaaaatttttcagaaaaatgatcacgtgtcttcggaata harbors:
- a CDS encoding uncharacterized protein (SECRETED:cutsite_VHG-EP; SECRETED:prob_0.9524); SECRETED:SignalP(1-23) encodes the protein MNKFIKFTVGAILALLIVSLVHGEPLVARQYGDDPSAGTTTSSTLLGGKLPIPDATPTASVDTFTADTTYGAPSGSPSAPPVPGYTPSGTGSLISQWASLTAKGVPSNPTTAPTATAPAKPAETPNSANKFESGLINVAIIAGIVTYFY